Proteins from a genomic interval of Diospyros lotus cultivar Yz01 chromosome 6, ASM1463336v1, whole genome shotgun sequence:
- the LOC127803017 gene encoding uncharacterized protein LOC127803017, translated as MVPSPGIPPRSSSPPSLEKLYPQPHKEDVNRRISAKGSSPPSLEKLYPQPHKEDVNRGISPPSSSPPSIEKLYPQPHKEDMNRKKPSSGFQGLLESWLKSWTGETQSSTCRASKW; from the exons ATGGTTCCCTCTCCAG GAATACCACCTCGAAGTTCTTCGCCACCAAGTCTTGAAAAGCTGTATCCACAACCACATAAAGAGGATGTGAATCGACGAATATCAGCTAAAGGTTCTTCGCCACCAAGTCTTGAAAAGCTGTATCCACAACCACACAAAGAGGATGTGAATCGAGGAATATCACCTCCAAGTTCTTCGCCACCAAGTATTGAAAAGCTGTATCCACAACCACATAAAGAGGATATGAATCGAAAGAAGCCTTCCAGTGGGTTCCAAGGTTTGCTTGAGAGTTGGCTTAAATCCTGGACAGGCGAAACTCAATCCAGCACATGCAGAGCCAGCAAGTGGTAA